The DNA region GGTGGATATAATAGAAGAGCCTGTTGAAGAGGCTCTTGATGATGTGGATGAGCTGGAAGAGGTGCCTGAGGATGAAATTGACGATCTTATGGAGGATGATGACTATATCCTGGAGGAGATACTCAATGATTATGATGCAACTGGGTACATAAGTGAAGAGGGGCAGGAAAAGGCGCTGATACTCGCAGACAGGTTTGACAAGATGCTCTCTGACACAGAAAGGTACTATAACAGGTATCTCCTGATCCCGGCGGGCAGGTTTCTTATAGTAAACGCCACTTCAATAACAGATAAAAAACAGGGCTATATAGAACTTCCTGAATTCTATTTTGGTAAATTCCCTGTGACAAATCACCTTTTTGAGCTTTTTACAGAAAAGACCGGATATGTGACAACAGCAGAGAGGCTGGGTTACGGCACAGTATATAAAGGGCGTTTAAGGTATATGACAGATGATAAAAGCGGGAAAAAGATACTTGAATGGAACTCATCATTAAACAGTGAAAAGATAGAGGGGGCATGCTGGTTTCAGCCACTTGGCCCGGGAAGCACCCTTCATGGAAAAAGGAATCACCCTGTTGTTCAGGTGACCCTTGAAGATGCAATGGCCTTTGCTGCCTGGACAGGTAAAAGGCTGCCCACAGAGCAGGAGTGGGAGGCGGCAGCGCGTACCACTCTCGGGCTTGATTATCCCTGGGGGAAAATGCCTGACAATGAGAAATGCAACATAGAGGCCAGCGCTATCGGGGGTACAACCCCTGTTGATAAATACCAAAAGGGGGCCAATAAATATGAGATATATGATCTCATAGGAAATGTAATGGAATGGACCGGGAGCAGTGAGTCGAAAGAGAGGGATATATTATTTGTTGCCAAGGGCAGCAGCTGGGTTTCTGGCGAAAATATCACACTGACTGCAAGGTCTTTAATTGACCCCAAAAGCCCTTCAAATATCCTGGGGTTCAGGTGTATTGCCTATAACAAATGATCTCAAGCAGTATATCTTCAAGCCTTTTTATATCAGCACCATTGATATTGTCAGGGTTTTTTCTGAGCCTAGTGAATATCCCGGAAAGTTCCCTGCGCCTGCCCTGCTCAAGACCCTTTGATATGCCTGTGTCGTCAGGATTATCAATAATGATCTTCTCCCTGCGGCTGTGGGCATAATCGCGGATTGTAAAATAATGAAGCAGGGCACGATCAAGCAGTACCCATGGAAAATTCTGGTTCTTGTGTGGCCCCACCCTTACAACCCTGCCACCCCTGAAGAATCTGCTCACATGCTCTAGGGAGGCAAATCTTCTGGTTGAAAAATAGGCGACAGACCCTGCGCCTATAATGGCCCCGCCGATAGCCCCGGAAAATAATGATGATCCGCCAACCGCTGCATCAAGTGTGCCGCCAATGGCAGCGCCTGTAATGGCCCCCAGGGTGAGGAGCTGTTTTGATGTAAGTCCCAGCATCTCCCAGGTGGATTCGGCAAAAAGGTCCTCCTGAAAAACAGGTTTATCGAGGTCAGTCTCTTCCCTTTCAAGGCTATTATGCCGGTACAGCTGTTCAATGGCCTGCCGCGATTTCCTTTCCCTTTTACGGAGCCAGTCATGGAATTTTGATTCAAGGCCCGGCCTTTTGTCTTCAATATGCTCATGCCTGTCTAGACCAATCTCAATGTGATATGTAAGTTCATCTGCAAGCATATCAGCTATTATATGGGCACTCTCACGTTCCCGCCGCTTCCATTCGCTGTTAAGGTATTTAATGGCCTCATCCACGCCAGGCCGCCATGCCTCATTGAGTTCACGAAAGGCCTGAAACAGCTCAAGCCTGTCACTAAATCTTACCTTCTGGGCATTGAACTGCCGCACAACGCTGAAATACTGATCAAGGGCAGGTCTCCAGGTTCTGGTATAGTCATCGCTACCTATATGATTTATAAGCGCCATGCGGGGCTGGCCTGTCCATCTCAGGATCTCCATTTCCGCCTCAAAATTGCGCCTGAATGGTTTTGCCCCATCCACTACATAAAGGATACCTGCGCCATCCAGGATGGGCATAAGGAGCCTGCACTCATCTACAAAATCCTCTGTATCTTTAAAGGTATTATAAAAATCATTGACCACATCACGCCGGCTCGCGGCAGATGTCTCACGCTCCTTCATCCAGGCAAGGGCCCTTGGGGCCTGCTGAAATCCGGGTGTGTCAATCAGTATGATGATGCTCCTTCCATCCACCATCACAGGGAACTCCTGGCATTTAATGGTGGTGCCTGCACCGCTGTCAATAACGACAGCATCATCCTCGGCCAGCGCACTTACGATGCTTGACTTTCCCTTGTTTACCCTTCCGATAACTGCAAATTGCGGGATATCTTTCATTTCTGGGCCTCTGTTACCGGTTCAATAACTATAAAAGGGTCATTAAGCCTTGCTACTGCCTCATGCCAGTTCTGCCAGTCTGCTAGAGCTGGGGCTATCAATCTTTTTTCATGGTCAAGATTAATGAGCCCTATAATGATCCTTCTCTCTTTTTGTATCTTTGTCCTCAGGTGTTTCAGAAAATATTTGACCGCCCTGCCCGGTGCCTCCCATGATTCAGCCATAAAAAGGATCGGCTCTGTTTGTGCACCCTTTTCAAAATCATTGAGAAGCTCTTCATCCTGAAGATTATCCAGTCCACCTGCGTGAACTATGTCATGGGTATTCCATCTAAACTGTGAACTTATAATCCTTTTTATTTGAGCATCTTCCATTTCTGCCTCTCCCCAGACAATAACCATGCATGATTGGGCATTTATCTCCTTACTATCAAATACCGCTGATTGTGCTCTTTCATTCCTTTTTACAATGGGCATACTCTCCACAGATTGGGAGAGATACACAGGGGAGGTGAGTCTTCTATATAATGAATCCAGTTCTGCTGAAAGCAAGGGGGCTTTTCTGGTTAAAAGATGCAGCCTGATATTTGAAACCGTCATTAAGATGGCGCGTGGTATGAGGCCGTAAAAGATGATGATGCAGAGCAGAAAGTGCCACCATCCCCCTGCGGTCAGGGCATTACCCTGTGTGCCGGAATAGGCGCCATCAAGACGGAAATAGCGGGTCGATTCAATCAGGCTCAATGTAGGAATAATATCTGCATTGAAAATAGACCATGGGGCAGAAATAATTTGAATAACCCTGTGAAAAAATTGCGGAGAAACATCCAGTGTCGTGTTCCATGCAAAGGCGATATCAGAAAATGTAATCAGATAGATAGATGATATAAAGGCTCCAAGGCTGAAGGCAAAACCTCCAAGCTGAGTTATACTGAAGAGAAGCCACCTCTCTATGTTTTTATATATGATGTGTCTTGATTCTATCCGGTGGAAGATACCTGATACGAACCGAATGGATTTTGTCCTGTTTTTATATAAACGCCTCCCTGCTGCTACAATAATACGGCGTAACAGGAACCCTGCCAGCCTGTAAAAATCTCCAATAAGCGGGATTCTTTTACGATAGCTGCCCGGAAGCAGATTTAGAATAAACAGGAGATAAAGCAGGATATTTAGGCCCGCAAAAACAGCAATAAAGTTTACTATGTTGACAGGCTGTGACCCGTCATAGGCGAGGATGCCCGCACAGGTAAATGCCCCTGATATGAGAAAGAAAAAAAATATTAAATAGCGTAAAAATGTTAATATGGAATCAAACCATGAACCGGGAAAGACCTCCTTATCCATGAGGTTTTTTAACCAGAATCGAAACATGGCAGCACGGTCTTCTATCGGGCCAGTAAAACTCATGCCGATTTTACGGTCCCTCTCCTGCACATCAGCCATGCCGGATTGTGCATCTCTGTATAGCTGATATTCTATGTTTATGATCTCGGATAGTTTCAAGGGTTTTGCCTTGTTTGAGATTAATAATAACTGTTTTTCCTGGTTATACCGGATTTATAGGGTTATCAATTTTGTTTTATCATAAAAGATAAAATGCGATGGCCTTGTCTCCTGAATCGTTGGGGTCAAAGGAGCAGAATTCTACATTAACAATTGTGCCCTTTACATTTCTTACAAAGGCCTGTTTGTTAATAAGGGTCTTACCGGAGTTATCAAGGTTGAATTCAACCTCAATGATCTCATCCTTTTTAAACTTTGGTTCCAGAGGCATCTTGAATTTCAGCCCCCCTTTGGATATGTCCACAACTGTCATTATTCCATTTTGATTTTCTCCGGAAAGCGGATGATAGCTGAATTTCCCATGAAGTTGTGTCCCTTTGCGGAATTGTTTTCTTCTCTCCAGTATTACCTCATAAACATTCCCGCACTTGCACTTGACCTTTAACTTGATAGAAACCTCAAGCTTTTTAAATTTTGAAACATCTGACTCCTTTGATACATGGCACTTCGGGCATTCAAAGAGTGCAGTATTTTTATCTGAAAGATATATCTTCTGTATGCTTTTATTTTCCATGGGCGATTCAACCTAATTACCATCTAGTTATGAATATATTGCGTAATTATTATATTGTGTATATTGGAATGATATTCAATTATTAAACAAAATAAAAGGTAAATTTTCAATTAACAATGATCAATTATCATTGGAAAACTGGGTTATGATTATATATCCCCTAAGTCAGAAATCAGTCGTTCCAGAGAGTAATGTATCAAAATTGCAGATCTTCGTATTTCTGTCTCCTGGTTTTGGCCCATCTTTAATTGATTAAATAATGACTCAAGATTCAGAAAAAATATTACCCTTCTCATTGAAAATACAATTTGTGTCAGCCACAATATTCTGGTAGGGTCTGCGTGAATTTAATATACTAATCGCCGGTTTCATATCATTTATGCCTTTATAAATAATAATATCCGGCCCAAACCTGTTAGTTGAAAGGAATTACTGTGAAAACAATAATGAAAACAATCCTGTGTATCACTCTGCTGGCATTTACCTTAAGCTGTGAGAAGGCAGAACAGCAGCCAAAGACAACAGCGCTCCAGACAGATAAAGAAAAAATAAGCTATGCGATCGGCGTGAACATGGCACAGTCTATAAGCGAGATTAAGGATGAAATCGATTTATCCATGCTGCAGAAGGGCATGACAGATAAAATGCAGGGGAATATACTTTTGGTATCAACAGAGGAGGCGCAACCCCTGCTCCAGTCATTTTCTGAAAAAATAATGGCCAGAGAGCAGGAGAAATCAGCAAAGGCCTCACAGGAAAATCTGGAGGCAGGAAAGGCCTTTCTTGAAGGTAACAGGACAAAGGAAGGTGTTAAAACAACTGAAAGCGGCCTGCAATTCAAGGTGCTTAAAGATGGGGAAGGAAAATCTCCAAAAGTATCTGATAGAGTCCGGGTTCATTATGAGGGAACAAAGCTTGACGGGACAGTGTTTGACAGCTCATATAAACGGGGAGAACCAGCCACCTTCCAGGCTGATCAGGTAATCAAGGGGTGGACAGAAGGGCTTCAACTGATGAAGGTTGGAGGCAAATACAGACTGTTCATTCCTGCTGATCTTGCTTATGGTGTGCGGGGCGCCGGCCAGGAGATAGGCTCAAATGAGGTTTTACAGTTTGATGTGGAACTGCTGGATGTCCTTGATAATGAGCCGCAGGAAATGAAACCGGAAGAGACTCATAAAACAGAGAGTAAATAATAAATAAAATTATTAAAACTAACGACCGGAACCATTGCCATCGGTTCTGGTCGTTTTATTTTTAACTATATTCTCTTAAGCGAAGGATGCAAGGGCGGTTTCGCAAAAAAAATGAAGATCAATCCCAGCACCAGCACCGCAATGGCAAACTGAAAAGCCGGGATGTAACTTCCGGTTGATTCCCTGATATATCCTGCTACAGGGCTCCCTGCAGCAGAAAAAACGATGGTAAAAGGCATGGTGTATCCCATCATTTTGGGAAACTCCGTTCTGCCAAAATAATCAGGAATAAGGTTGCCTAAGGCTATGGTCTGTATCCCGAATCCTATCCCCATGAGGACATTGGATAGAATCACAATGCTCATTGAGTTCGCAAACAGTATGATTGCCAGGCCTGCAATACCGAAGAAGATCGATACAACAGCAAGTGTATGCATCTTGATCTTAAGGCCAAGAAAGCCTATACCCAGCTGGCTGATACCCATCATAAACCCGAAAAAACCCCCTGCAAATGCAGCGCTTGTGCGTGAAAAATCCATATCTATCAGAAAGGTGACCTGATGGGACATCATCATTTGCATGGCGGTAAATTGGACAATAACATAACCTATTAAAAGCCACATTGTCCGCGTCATAAGGGCCTCCTTTGCAGTGAAATCAACAGGAGTCTTATACAGATTTGTCTGAACCGCCTGTGTTGCGTTAGACCTTTTTGCCTTTAAGGCAACAGGCCCGTCCGGGAGCTGACCCAGATCTTCCGGCTTATTAACAAGAAAAAGCGCGGGCAGGATCACACAAAACAAAAAAGATGCTGCAGCAATAACAAGGTAGGTATTCCGCCAGCCTATTAATTCTATAAGCCTCATCAAGAGCGGGTTGAAGAGGACACCTCCGAAACCCAAAGAGGTCATTGAAATGCTGAGTGCCATGGGCCGTTTAACTATGAACCAGTTATTAATTACAGTCATGGAGGCGAGCATTCCGCCTATGCTCATGCCCAGGCCTATAAGCACCCCATATCCGACAAAGAGCTGCCAGATATACTGCTGATAAGAGACCAGTACAAGGCCTGCGACTGAAAAAATGTTTCCCAATATTATGGCCGTTTTGACCCCTTTCTTCATTATGTAGATCCCTACAAGGGGTGCTGTCAGGCCAGAAATTATCATACCTACAGCCTGTGCCAGGGACATATCACCCCGGCTCCAGGAAAACTCCTCTACCCAGGAGGGGAGAAACAGTGCAAATGAGAGCATCATCATCATAAATGCAATGTTAAAGAAAAACATTACCACCAGGTTAACCCACCCATAGAAACCATTTTCGCTCTTGAGTCTCGATGCCATACACATGTCTCCATTTTATTAAAAGGTTCACATACTGCAAGGTAAACAATTATCAGTAAAACAAGTGCGTATAAAACGATAAGACTTCTATGACAAAAAATCATTACACCAAAAGGGACACAATGGGTCAGGTTTAAGATTAATTGTTTGAAAAATCAAGGGAAAAGTAGGAGGGGGCTTAAAGCTCAAAGCTGAAGGCTGGAAGGTTAAAGATTTAAGATTTAAGATTGAAGTCTATAGCCTATAGACTATAGTCTTTCAGGAATGCACAACAAATAGTCTTATTACTAAAAAAAATTACAAGATATTGTATTTTATCTTGAAGTATTCATTTTCCTCTGGTATGTGAATCCACTAAGAAAAAACCCCGCCCATAGGACGAGGATTTCTATCTGGTTTTAAAACATCAAAAAGTGAAGCAGAGGAGGAAGGGGTATATGAGGATTATTGCCATCGCAAACCAAAAAGGGGGTTGTGGCAAAACCACAACTGCTATAAATCTTTCATCTTCTTTAGCGCTAAAAGGACAGAGGGTACTTCTGATTGATTTTGACCCTCAGGCCCATGCAACCATGGGACTGAATGTGATACCTTCTGATGTTGAAAAATGCATCTATGACGTGATAACCCCCTCACAGGGTGGGGAGGTTTTGCTGGATGAAATTTTGATTCCGATCAAGGATAACTTTGATCTTGCCCCTTCAAATATTACACTGAGTCTTGTTGAACAGGAGCTTGCCGGCCTTAAAGGAAGAGAAGATCGCCTTCATGATGCCATCAAGGGTCTTATCGCTGAATATGATTATGTTATTATCGATTGTCCGCCAAGCATCGGCCATCTTTGCTTCAATGCCCTTCGCGCAGCGGATGAAGTGGTTATTCCCATTGATATGAGCCTCTTCTCACTCCGGGGGGTCGCTAAACTGACTGAGATAATTTTGATGCTAAATGAAAAGCTTGATAGCGAAATAAGGTCTCGTGCGTTGATCACCATGTTTGATGCCCGGACACGTTACTCTGAGACTGTTCTGGAAAAGGTAAAGGCAGAATTTGGAAAACATCTATTTGAAACGGTTATACGTTACAATATCCGATTGAGGGAGTCTGTTGATTTTGGCCAGCCTGTGGGTGATTATGACAGGCATGCCATTGGACATATAGATTATGAAAACCTGGCTAACGAATTGATTCGCTCAGATGCAGCGGATGCCTGTCAGGGTGTAAAATCAGCGGGCTCAGCATACGACATTCTACAGAAGACAGAAGACTTCATAGGGACAGGTTACAGAAGGTCTACGGATGAGTATGGATACGCTGAAAAGGATAACACAGCTTATTATTCTCCTGAATCAAGTTATTCAGAAATGATTGAGGCCATTGCTACCAGTAATTCAGGATATTCTTTCTCTGACCCTGATGATAATTATTAGAAGGGGTGCCTTTTTATAAAACAGGAGGGTAAAAAGGGATGGAAAAAAAGGGCCTGGCAAGGAGTCTCAAGGATATATCCCGCACCTTTATTACAGCGGAAGATGAGTCAACGCCTGATGATCCATCCCTTAATTTTTTAACTAACCCTGTCCGGGAAGACCGCTGTTCAGCATGTGTTAATGTGATAGAAGAGGTTGATGGCCCTCTTAAGTGCAGGATATTTTCATCCAAAAATGAAAAATATGGTGTGATATTTTTAAAATCAATCATGCCGGGATACGCGAAATACTGCCGATACTTTGAACCACTGGCTGTACAGGAAGCCAAAAATAAGGAGAATATTGAAAGGGCTGAAAGTAATGCCAGTCAGGAAAATATAGAATATGAACAGACAATTACCAGCCAGAAAAATATAGCAATCAAGGATGACACAAACCTTCAGAACAGTTTTAAAAAGATGCTTTCACAACACCTTGAACAGGGATATGAGATCGTTCGCATAGAGCTGGAAAAGAAGGATGAGCATAAAGAGACCGCATGCCTGACAAAAACAATTGAAAAGGTGACTATCTCAAGGAAAGATAACCTTTAAATTCAAGTTTCAAGTTTCAGGTTTCAAGATTTAATTTAACAGACTGATCTCATTTTACAAATGCGGTTAATCAAGCCAGTTTTCCACTCCCAGCCCCTGGACCTGGCTGAACTCTCTGAAATTTGCAGTTATAATAATAAGCCCAAGTGAAATAGCATGGGCAGCAATCAGCATATCATTTGGACCAATCAGGGTGCCGGACTTTTCGAGTTTTGAACGTAATGTCGCATATTGTTTGTCCGCAGGCTCTTCAAAAGGCAGTATCACAAGTGTCGAAAGAATGGCCTCTAACTGATACCTGAGCCGCTCCGACCCCTTTTTTTCTGCCCCAAAGCGTAGCTCTCCTGTAACTATTATGCTTGTACAAAGTGATTCCTCTCCAACTTCGGCTATTTTTTCTTTCAATATGCCATTTGGATTGCGCACGAGTTCAGAAATTATATTTGTATCGAGAAGGTACTTTAACCTCGTACTCATAGTTCTATATTATCAAGAGGTAACAGGTTTTTATCAACATCGGGAAACGTTTCATCAAGAGTTTCCAACCCCTCAAGAATGGTTAGTAAACCTTTCTTTTTTAAGGGTTCAAGAATAAGCCGTTTACCCTCCTTCCTGATAATTGCATCATCACAGTCCATTTCAAATTCCTTTGGTATCCTGACCGCCTGATTCCGCCCATTACGAAATAATCGAACATGTTGCTGGAGTGTATTCATTTTGAATCTCCTTTTTTATACTGGCATACGCCAAAGCATATGCCTGGGCTTCTGAAAAGTCAAGTTTATGATCGATTGTCTTTGTTTTCACTGATAATGGCAGGTTGATCATCCTAAATATCCTTGATTTTTTAAGCTGTTAGCTGTAAACCCATTTCATTTCATCAAATAAAGCAAAGAAATCAGCCTATTGATTAAACATCTCTTCACCGGGGTTTGAGATATAAAAGGGAATAATTAAAACCATAGTATTCCGAGTATGAGAGTTTTCGCATTAAAGTATCATCTTTTTAGTCAGGTGTAATTTTCATTGTAACTTTATTTAGGTAAAAGATAGAGTTATCTCAAAAGATTATTTAACATTGACTTAGGTACGGCATAGCCGTATATTATTTACAATGGAATTCATTGAAACAAGTATCTTCACAAAATTGATATCAAAGTACTTAACTGACGATGAATTCCGATTATTTCAGTGGTATCTGTTTATGAACCCAGAGGCCGGGGATATTGTTCGTGGAAGCGGTGGTGTCAGGAAAGTAAGATGGGCACCAGAAGGAAAAGGGAAAAGCGGCGGAGTAAGAATCATGTATTACTGGAAAAAGTCAGATGATTAAATATGGTTACTTACAATCTATTCAAAGAGTGAAAAAGATACTATCTCTGGTCATATTCTAAAAAAGATTGCGGAGGAAATTGAAAATGAGTGATCGTAATATAGGTCAGGAAATATTGGATGGGATAAAAGAGATTAAACGTTTTAAAAAAGGGGAAATCAGTCTGTCCACTTATACGCTAAGTGAACCCTCTGGGGCAAAGACTATCCGGAAAAGACTTAAACTGTCACAATCAGCTTTTGCGGGCTTAATGGGTGTAAGCCCACGAACAATACAGGATTGGGAGCAGGGAAGAAGATCACCTCAAGGTCCCGCAAAATCTCTTTTACGAATTGCAGAACAGCATCCTGAGATATTCCTTGATATAAAATAAAATGTAGATTTCTGAAAAGTAGGAAAATTGAACAATATGAAGAAATATGAATCCCGTGTTGATTGGAAATAATTTCTCTTTGATGCAAAATCGTTTTTAAACAAACTCGGAGCCAGATACTACATAAAGAATGATTTACTTACATTTAAAGAGAACTTAAAGATTGAGATAGCTATTTACCATCTTTCACTTATAATTAAATGATTAACATATGATGTTAATTATTTAATTGACATTGTAACGACATGTTAATATATTTTAAATCAAATAAGTTGCAAAAAATCTGTAGTAAACGGAATGAGGCTGTTAAGAAACTGGGCTCAAAAATGGCTGATAAACTACAGCAACGTATGATGGAATTGAGTGCAGCGGATTGCCTGGCTGATGTATCCACATTAAGACCAACCCGATGTCATCCATTAAAAGGCAACCGCTCCGGGCAGTTCTCAGTTGATCTTGATCAGCCATATCGTTTAATTTTCATCCCGGCAATTGATGTGATACTAGAAAAAGATGGCATTGGACTGGATTTATCACAGATTGATGCAATTGAAATAATAGATATTTTAGACACCCATTAAGGAGGGAAACCATGTTGAAATCAGATGAAAAATTAGGGTTTGAACCTGATTATGCAGTTCCTCCGGGAATCACACTAAAAGAAGTTATGGAATCTCTGGATATGACACAAAAAGATCTGGCGGTTCGAACAGGCGTTACTGTTCAAACCTTAAACAGGATATTTAAGGGCGAACAGCCTATTTCATATGAAACCTCAAATAAACTCGAAATGGCGACAGGTGTGCCTTCCAGAATGTGGAATAATCTTGAAGCTCAGTATCGAGAGCAACTGGCAAAACTCAAAGAATTGAAGCAACTCGAATCCGATCTGGACTGGTTAAATAATATTCCGATAAAAGAGCTGATTCAGAGGAACGCGATTGTTTCTAAAGGTGACAAGACACAGATGTTGAGAGAAATACTCAAATTTTTTGGTGTCAGCAGTTTATCTGCATGGCATGACATCTGGTCTAAACCGGCAGTGGCTGCCAGACGCTCCCAGTGCTTTGAAACCCGCCCTGAAGCCGCTGCAACCTGGATAAGGCTGGGAGAAATTCAGGCACAGAAAATCGATTGTCAGGAATATAACAGAAAAAAATTCTATTCTGTCTTAGAAAAAATTAAAACGTTTACAATTAAAAAACCCGAAGAATTTATTCCTGAAATGATTTCTATGTGTGCAGAGACAGGAGTTGCAGTCTCCCTGGTTCCGGAAATGAAAAAGGTCCCCTGGCATGGCGCAACAAAATGGCTTACCTCTGCAAAGGTTATGATATTACTTAATCTCAGGGGAAAGGCAGAAGACCAGTTCTGGTTTTCTTTTTTTCATGAAGCAGGGCATGTTCTTAATGATAGTAAAAAGGACCTCTATATAAATGATGGCAAGGAAGACGATCCGAATGAGAAAAAAGCAAATACCTTTGCTGCGGAATTTCTAATACCAACTGAATACAATTATGAAATTGAACGCTTCAGATCAAAGACAGATATTATAGCACTGGCTGATAAACTCCAGATCTCGCCAGGCATCGTAGCCGGTCGATACCAGCGCCTTACAAAAAAATGGAGCCACTTTAAAGATCTTATAAGATCATTTCAATGGGAAAGTTTTTAATGAAATATGGCAATCAAAATATAGGTCAGGAAATATTGGATGGGATAAAAGAGATTAAACGTTTTAAAAAAGGGGAAATCAGTCTGTCCACACATACGCTAAGTGAACCCTCTGCGGCAAAGGCTATCCGGAAAAGACTTAAACTGTCACAATCAGCTTTTGCGGGGTTAATGGGTGTAAGCCCACGAACTATACAGGATTGGGAGCAGGGAAGAAGATCACCTCAAGGCCCGGCAAAATCTCTTTTACGAATCGCGGAACAGCATCCTGAGGTATTCCTTGATATAAGGTAAACATGTAGATATCCGGAAGGCGGGAAAGTTGAATCATATGAAGGAATATGAATGCAGTGTTGATTGGAAAAAATTCTTTTTGATGCAAAATCTCTTTTAAACAAATTCGGGGCCTGATAATATTTTAAAAAAGATCTGCTTGTATTTGATGATAACTCAAAGGTCGTGAGCAGAAATTACTTAGGCCTTAAAACTTTATCTCTCAAACGTTCACGCGCCCCTATTATTTTTCGAGGTGAAGAATAAAACCCAAACGAATAACAGGATTATAGGTAGAAGAGTCAAAAGCAAAGTATAAGGTTACAAAATAACAGGAGATGGAAACAAATGTTGTCTATTGTCAGCGAGCTGCCTTCTGGTCTTTACTTTGAGGGCTGTTATATATCAAGGGTTATTCCTGTATTTCATACTCTTTCAAATTTGGCGCATATTGTCATAACCTCAAAACCTATCTGTAAAGGTTACCTGTTTTTATTGATCCTTGCATTGATGACAACTATTGCGGGTGAAGCTGAAGCGGATATCTCTTCTGTTGAAAGGGCCGCCCTTATAACGCTATATAAGGAGACAAATGGTGATAACTGGAGAGATAATTCAGGCTGGAAGGCATCTCCCCTTTATACAGACGGCTTTGCCATGCCAGGGACTGAAAACAAATGGTATGGGGTGTTATGTGACTCAGAAAATTCCAAGGTGTTGGTATTAGATTTGTATGATAATAACCTTGCCGGTATGATCCCATCTGCTCTTGCAAATCTTGCCAATCTGCAAAAAATCTATATAGGAAGCAATCAGTTGACTGGCACAATTCCATCTGAATTAGGAAATCTTAATAACCTGCAATGGCTCATTTTGGAATGTAACGAGTTAACCGGGCCTATCCCTGTTGAATTAGGCAACCTTACCAGTCTTCAG from Desulfatiglans sp. includes:
- a CDS encoding type II toxin-antitoxin system VapC family toxin, whose translation is MSTRLKYLLDTNIISELVRNPNGILKEKIAEVGEESLCTSIIVTGELRFGAEKKGSERLRYQLEAILSTLVILPFEEPADKQYATLRSKLEKSGTLIGPNDMLIAAHAISLGLIIITANFREFSQVQGLGVENWLD
- a CDS encoding helix-turn-helix domain-containing protein; this translates as MLKSDEKLGFEPDYAVPPGITLKEVMESLDMTQKDLAVRTGVTVQTLNRIFKGEQPISYETSNKLEMATGVPSRMWNNLEAQYREQLAKLKELKQLESDLDWLNNIPIKELIQRNAIVSKGDKTQMLREILKFFGVSSLSAWHDIWSKPAVAARRSQCFETRPEAAATWIRLGEIQAQKIDCQEYNRKKFYSVLEKIKTFTIKKPEEFIPEMISMCAETGVAVSLVPEMKKVPWHGATKWLTSAKVMILLNLRGKAEDQFWFSFFHEAGHVLNDSKKDLYINDGKEDDPNEKKANTFAAEFLIPTEYNYEIERFRSKTDIIALADKLQISPGIVAGRYQRLTKKWSHFKDLIRSFQWESF
- a CDS encoding AbrB/MazE/SpoVT family DNA-binding domain-containing protein, encoding MNTLQQHVRLFRNGRNQAVRIPKEFEMDCDDAIIRKEGKRLILEPLKKKGLLTILEGLETLDETFPDVDKNLLPLDNIEL
- a CDS encoding helix-turn-helix domain-containing protein; the encoded protein is MSDRNIGQEILDGIKEIKRFKKGEISLSTYTLSEPSGAKTIRKRLKLSQSAFAGLMGVSPRTIQDWEQGRRSPQGPAKSLLRIAEQHPEIFLDIK
- a CDS encoding helix-turn-helix domain-containing protein, which codes for MKYGNQNIGQEILDGIKEIKRFKKGEISLSTHTLSEPSAAKAIRKRLKLSQSAFAGLMGVSPRTIQDWEQGRRSPQGPAKSLLRIAEQHPEVFLDIR
- a CDS encoding ParA family protein; its protein translation is MRIIAIANQKGGCGKTTTAINLSSSLALKGQRVLLIDFDPQAHATMGLNVIPSDVEKCIYDVITPSQGGEVLLDEILIPIKDNFDLAPSNITLSLVEQELAGLKGREDRLHDAIKGLIAEYDYVIIDCPPSIGHLCFNALRAADEVVIPIDMSLFSLRGVAKLTEIILMLNEKLDSEIRSRALITMFDARTRYSETVLEKVKAEFGKHLFETVIRYNIRLRESVDFGQPVGDYDRHAIGHIDYENLANELIRSDAADACQGVKSAGSAYDILQKTEDFIGTGYRRSTDEYGYAEKDNTAYYSPESSYSEMIEAIATSNSGYSFSDPDDNY
- a CDS encoding killer suppression protein translates to MLIYFKSNKLQKICSKRNEAVKKLGSKMADKLQQRMMELSAADCLADVSTLRPTRCHPLKGNRSGQFSVDLDQPYRLIFIPAIDVILEKDGIGLDLSQIDAIEIIDILDTH